A window from Cryptomeria japonica chromosome 1, Sugi_1.0, whole genome shotgun sequence encodes these proteins:
- the LOC131056922 gene encoding scopoletin glucosyltransferase has translation MSGLQKPHVVAVPFPALGHFIPFLDLAKLLASKGLAVSYVATPVNISLLQSHLHQAVKDDLDISLVTLPTPDVEGLEGRERNDLVPLESRGLIFEMAEKLQHPFSTWMEEQFHRPTATPPVCVVYDIFMGWAIDTAQKFNVASVLFNTCGAFAISLMQFISTSISQNTLEKDEEDSLVVSFNLLHPLRLSKHEVGPVFLNPDLSDSIQRFFFQRLQEIGKGSGILINTFHELESFYVQHLKYLTAKPVWAIGPVHSQNLFGGAGNVNTQGKMVGVNEQELVCWLDSKCPRSVAYVSFGIQTALSEEQTHALGRGLEASGQPFVWAIKTYPKKELVSSESKTDINSTYLPEGFLERTKERGLVIRGWVPQLVILSHVSVGAFISHCGWNSALESISLGVPILSWPMFGDQHLNSKLFADLGVGIQFCQHTDGIPDEERVKEAVTMAVTGDKGEEMRERTEKLKEMATNAIKEQGSSAADLTAFVSDMYKLNSRPTKHKREAEPSLINPSTE, from the coding sequence ATGAGTGGATTGCAGAAGCCTCATGTTGTGGCGGTGCCATTCCCAGCGCTGGGTCACTTCATTCCTTTTCTCGACCTCGCAAAACTCCTCGCTTCCAAAGGCCTTGCAGTCAGTTATGTCGCAACGCCTGTTAACATTTCCCTCCTGCAGAGCCACCTTCATCAAGCTGTGAAAGATGATCTCGACATTAGCCTGGTTACCCTTCCTACGCCCGACGTGGAAGGCTTAGAAGGACGAGAGAGGAACGATCTTGTTCCGTTGGAGTCTAGAGGTCTTATCTTCGAAATGGCGGAAAAACTTCAACATCCTTTCAGCACTTGGATGGAGGAGCAATTCCACCGACCAACAGCAACGCCTCCCGTGTGTGTTGTCTACGATATATTTATGGGTTGGGCTATCGACACGGCCCAAAAGTTTAACGTTGCCAGTGTTCTGTTCAACACCTGTGGCGCCTTCGCAATAAGTCTGATGCAGTTCATATCCACTTCGATATCACAAAACACGTTGGAGAAAGATGAGGAGGACAGTCTTGTGGTTAGCTTCAATCTGCTTCATCCTCTCAGATTGTCTAAACATGAGGTAGGCCCAGTTTTTCTCAATCCAGACCTTTCAGACTCCATTCAGCGTTTTTTCTTTCAGCGTTTGCAGGAGATTGGGAAAGGATCGGGAATACTGATCAATACGTTCCACGAGCTTGAGTCTTTCTATGTCCAACACTTGAAATATTTAACCGCTAAACCAGTTTGGGCCATAGGTCCTGTGCATTCACAAAATTTATTTGGAGGAGCAGGTAACGTTAACACCCAAGGGAAAATGGTGGGCGTCAATGAACAAGAGCTGGTTTGCTGGCTGGATTCGAAATGCCCTCGTTCCGTTGCATACGTTTCGTTTGGAATTCAGACTGCTTTATCAGAAGAGCAGACACATGCCCTGGGCAGAGGTCTGGAAGCCAGCGGACAACCATTTGTATGGGCTATCAAAACGTACCCAAAGAAGGAATTGGTTTCTTCAGAGTCAAAGACCGACATCAATAGCACATATCTGCCAGAAGGCTTTCTGGAGCGAACAAAAGAGAGAGGACTAGTCATACGTGGGTGGGTGCCCCAGCTTGTAATTCTTTCCCATGTTTCGGTGGGTGCCTTCATAAGCCACTGCGGATGGAACTCTGCACTCGAAAGCATTTCCCTCGGTGTTCCAATACTTTCATGGCCTATGTTTGGAGATCAACACTTAAATTCAAAGCTTTTTGCTGACTTGGGCGTAGGAATACAGTTCTGCCAACACACAGATGGGATTCCAGATGAGGAGAGAGTGAAGGAGGCTGTCACAATGGCTGTAACTGGGGACAAAGGAGAAGAGATGAGAGAGCGCACAGAGAAATTGAAGGAGATGGCTACAAATGCTATCAAAGAGCAAGGATCTTCAGCCGCGGATTTGACAGCTTTTGTAAGTGACATGTATAAGTTGAATTCCAGACCCACAAAACACAAGAGAGAGGCGGAACCAAGTCTCATCAATCCAAGTACTGAATAA